In Marixanthomonas ophiurae, one genomic interval encodes:
- a CDS encoding cation:proton antiporter domain-containing protein codes for MSGSILFQSIVFLAGAILCVPIAKRFGLSSVIGYLLAGMLIGPYILGFVGQEGEDILEFAEFGVVMMLFIIGLEIKPKSFWQMRKLVLGMGITQVFGTMALTFAVLNTFGIELKLSLTVAMAVALSSTAITLQTNKEKGLMQTVYGTSSFSILLFQDIIVIVMLAVLPLLSNVSDNTAVDAGGHSSPASLLESLPLGLQALGIVLSIVLIIIAGRYLIVPMLRIVAKSRVRELLVASALLIVAGISFLMELVGLSPALGAFLGGVVLATSEFKHELESTLDPFKDLLLGLFFMAVGASINFVVIGENPLLITGLVLSVIIIKAIVLFVVGIVFKLKIDQRLLLMVGLSQIGEFAFVLLSFAFQLNIFEREQLDIMLVVTALTMTLTPILWILNEHLCLPKIGTKESEKRPMDDIQKSNKVILIGFGHFGSTIGRFLRAHGIPTTVLDIDSNRVDFLRKIGFEVFYGDASRMDLLESAGIAEADYLICAIDNPDAALGIVKKVKEKYPSVKLLVRAKNRYDAYDLHNIGVEHIYRESLDTSVKMASDVLHFMGFDREATNDQAEKFINLDVQSLKRLATTPKNGKEYIFKARAEIEQQEKLLVDDLNIGSSKINNI; via the coding sequence ATGAGCGGTAGCATTCTTTTTCAATCCATTGTTTTCCTAGCTGGGGCGATACTATGTGTGCCTATTGCCAAAAGATTTGGCTTAAGCTCTGTAATTGGATATTTACTGGCAGGGATGCTAATTGGTCCTTATATTTTGGGCTTTGTAGGTCAAGAAGGGGAAGACATCCTCGAATTTGCTGAATTTGGAGTAGTAATGATGCTTTTCATTATTGGGCTAGAGATAAAGCCCAAAAGCTTTTGGCAGATGAGAAAACTGGTTCTAGGAATGGGAATTACTCAGGTTTTTGGAACAATGGCCCTCACTTTTGCAGTCTTGAATACTTTCGGAATCGAATTGAAATTGTCATTAACTGTTGCAATGGCTGTGGCACTTTCATCTACGGCTATTACACTGCAAACTAATAAGGAAAAGGGATTGATGCAAACTGTTTACGGGACTTCTTCTTTTTCAATTCTATTGTTTCAAGATATTATTGTTATTGTAATGTTAGCGGTGTTGCCTCTATTGTCAAATGTTTCGGATAATACTGCAGTTGATGCAGGTGGACACAGCTCTCCCGCAAGTCTTCTCGAAAGCTTACCGTTAGGGTTACAAGCATTAGGGATTGTTTTGTCAATTGTTCTCATTATTATAGCGGGTAGATATTTAATCGTACCTATGTTAAGAATTGTAGCCAAATCGAGAGTTCGGGAATTGTTGGTGGCTTCAGCATTGTTGATTGTAGCTGGTATTTCTTTTTTAATGGAGTTGGTGGGATTAAGTCCAGCATTAGGAGCTTTTTTAGGAGGCGTAGTTTTAGCAACTAGCGAATTTAAACACGAACTGGAAAGTACGCTCGATCCTTTCAAAGATTTACTTCTTGGCCTATTTTTTATGGCAGTAGGTGCTTCTATCAACTTTGTGGTTATAGGCGAAAACCCATTATTGATTACAGGGCTGGTACTATCCGTAATTATAATTAAAGCTATTGTACTCTTTGTAGTTGGCATTGTTTTTAAACTAAAAATAGACCAACGCTTATTATTGATGGTTGGGTTATCCCAAATTGGTGAATTCGCTTTTGTTTTGCTTTCTTTCGCTTTTCAGTTGAATATTTTTGAAAGGGAACAACTTGATATAATGTTGGTTGTTACAGCACTTACGATGACCCTTACCCCAATTCTTTGGATATTGAACGAGCACTTATGCCTACCTAAAATCGGCACAAAAGAATCTGAAAAAAGGCCAATGGACGACATTCAAAAAAGTAATAAAGTAATATTAATCGGATTTGGTCATTTTGGGAGTACAATTGGGAGGTTTCTTCGGGCTCATGGTATTCCTACTACGGTTCTCGATATAGATTCAAATAGAGTAGACTTTTTAAGAAAAATAGGGTTTGAAGTCTTTTATGGAGATGCTTCAAGGATGGACTTGCTTGAATCTGCAGGAATTGCAGAAGCCGACTATTTAATTTGTGCCATTGATAATCCAGATGCAGCCCTTGGTATTGTGAAAAAAGTAAAGGAGAAATATCCAAGTGTAAAATTATTGGTCCGAGCTAAAAATCGTTACGATGCGTATGATTTGCATAATATAGGTGTTGAACACATCTATCGAGAGTCATTAGATACATCAGTGAAAATGGCTAGTGATGTACTTCACTTTATGGGTTTTGATAGAGAAGCTACAAACGATCAAGCTGAAAAATTTATAAATCTTGATGTGCAAAGTCTCAAAAGACTGGCAACTACCCCAAAAAATGGAAAGGAATACATATTTAAAGCAAGGGCAGAAATTGAACAGCAAGAAAAGCTATTAGTAGACGACTTGAATATTGGTAGTAGTAAAATCAATAATATTTAA
- the fmt gene encoding methionyl-tRNA formyltransferase: MRNLRIVFMGTPDFAVGVLKKLLEEDKNIVGVITAPDRPAGRGRKLKPSAVKEFALSKNLPVLQPTNLKDDNFLTELKALEANLQIVVAFRMLPKVVWSLPEYGTFNLHASLLPQYRGAAPINWAIINQEEKTGVTTFFIDEKIDTGAIILKEEVAISENETAESLHDTLMKLGSKLVVKTVSKIENNEAKPIPQIKDIIIKDAPKLTSENTRINWNESVETIDAFIRGLSPYPVAWSMLENEGETLKAKIYSATKEVIAHSEKPGTITTDKKSMKVATKNGYIYIKVLQLPGKRKMDIASLLNGFSFAKDAKLM, encoded by the coding sequence ATGAGAAATTTACGGATTGTTTTTATGGGCACACCAGATTTTGCTGTTGGTGTTTTAAAAAAACTATTAGAAGAAGATAAAAATATAGTCGGAGTAATAACCGCTCCAGATAGACCTGCCGGAAGAGGACGAAAACTAAAACCTTCGGCGGTAAAAGAATTTGCGTTGTCTAAAAATCTTCCTGTTTTACAGCCTACCAACTTAAAAGATGATAATTTTTTAACTGAATTAAAAGCACTTGAAGCCAACCTACAAATTGTCGTAGCTTTTCGTATGTTGCCAAAAGTAGTTTGGTCGCTGCCGGAATATGGTACGTTTAATTTACATGCTTCCCTCCTGCCTCAGTATCGTGGTGCTGCACCTATCAACTGGGCAATTATTAATCAAGAAGAAAAAACTGGGGTTACTACCTTTTTTATAGACGAAAAAATTGATACCGGAGCCATTATTTTAAAAGAAGAAGTCGCGATTTCAGAAAACGAAACGGCTGAAAGTCTTCATGATACTCTAATGAAACTTGGAAGTAAATTGGTGGTGAAAACAGTTTCAAAAATTGAAAACAATGAAGCCAAACCAATTCCTCAAATAAAGGACATAATTATAAAAGATGCGCCTAAACTTACTTCAGAAAACACACGAATAAATTGGAATGAATCGGTAGAAACTATTGACGCCTTTATTAGAGGGCTTTCCCCCTATCCTGTAGCCTGGAGCATGCTGGAGAATGAAGGAGAAACTTTAAAAGCAAAAATTTATTCAGCAACCAAAGAAGTGATTGCACATTCAGAAAAACCCGGCACTATAACGACTGATAAAAAAAGTATGAAAGTGGCTACAAAAAACGGGTATATATATATTAAGGTATTGCAATTACCTGGAAAACGGAAAATGGATATTGCATCGCTTTTAAATGGTTTTTCTTTTGCAAAAGATGCTAAATTGATGTAA
- a CDS encoding TetR/AcrR family transcriptional regulator produces MARKKEYIEEEVIDRAMHLFWQNGYENTSMKMLEREMGINKFSIYSSFGSKHGLFLESLKCYNSKIKNIFEKLKNASNGVEDIKQFFYDSVNISHQVGNKKGCLVTNTYNEFSESDDILIKNQMNVFMDNLKKVFIEKLKTDSTKDAETVLKQANFLLLAKHGLAAASRVNSQKEIEDYIEMTFKNI; encoded by the coding sequence ATGGCACGAAAAAAAGAATATATAGAAGAAGAGGTTATTGATAGAGCAATGCATTTGTTTTGGCAAAATGGTTATGAAAATACGTCAATGAAAATGCTGGAGCGAGAAATGGGTATCAATAAATTCTCCATATACTCAAGTTTTGGGAGTAAGCACGGACTCTTTCTTGAAAGTTTAAAGTGTTATAATTCTAAAATTAAAAATATTTTCGAGAAGCTTAAAAATGCATCAAATGGTGTTGAAGATATAAAACAGTTTTTTTATGATTCAGTAAATATTAGTCATCAAGTAGGAAATAAAAAAGGTTGTTTAGTAACCAATACCTATAATGAATTTTCAGAAAGCGATGATATATTGATTAAAAACCAGATGAACGTTTTTATGGATAACCTTAAAAAGGTATTTATTGAAAAGCTAAAAACTGATTCAACTAAAGATGCAGAGACGGTATTAAAACAAGCAAACTTTTTATTATTGGCCAAGCATGGTCTAGCAGCAGCATCTAGAGTCAATAGCCAAAAAGAAATAGAAGACTATATTGAAATGACATTTAAAAACATTTAA
- a CDS encoding START-like domain-containing protein, with translation MEDKIKYEMEFPIQVSPSLLYQYISTPSGMSEWYADNVNSRGEFFTFIWEGSEEKAKLLGKKSGERIKFRWLDDEDTDYFFELRIQVDEITKDVSLMITDYAEEDEIDEGKMLWDNMVSDLKQILGSK, from the coding sequence ATGGAAGATAAAATAAAATACGAGATGGAATTTCCTATACAGGTTTCTCCATCATTGTTATATCAATATATTTCTACACCCTCAGGTATGAGTGAATGGTATGCCGATAACGTAAATTCTCGTGGTGAATTTTTTACCTTTATTTGGGAAGGAAGTGAAGAAAAAGCCAAATTGCTAGGAAAGAAGAGTGGCGAACGTATTAAATTCCGTTGGTTAGATGACGAGGATACCGATTACTTTTTTGAACTTCGTATTCAGGTAGATGAAATAACCAAGGATGTTTCCTTAATGATTACCGATTATGCTGAAGAAGATGAAATTGATGAAGGAAAAATGTTATGGGATAACATGGTTTCAGATTTAAAACAGATATTGGGATCTAAGTAA
- a CDS encoding YqgE/AlgH family protein, whose product MTTLKPAKGLLLVAEPSIIGDVSFNRSVVLLAEHNEEGSVGFILNKPLEYTLKDFISEIDSTLPVYNGGPVEQDNLYFIHRIPELIPDSIEISSGIYWGGDFNSVMGLLLQNKIDESQIRFFLGYSGWESTQLDQELQLNSWVVAPNDYKNEIIGKPYTNFWKEKMIEFGGDYLIWSNSPENPAYN is encoded by the coding sequence ATGACTACGCTAAAACCAGCCAAAGGATTGTTATTAGTTGCTGAACCTTCAATTATAGGTGACGTTTCTTTTAACAGGTCTGTAGTGCTATTAGCCGAACACAACGAAGAAGGTTCTGTGGGTTTTATCTTAAACAAACCTCTTGAATATACCTTAAAAGACTTTATTTCTGAAATAGACTCCACACTTCCAGTTTATAATGGTGGTCCTGTTGAGCAGGATAATCTGTACTTTATTCACAGAATACCAGAATTGATTCCTGATAGTATTGAAATATCAAGTGGTATTTACTGGGGTGGTGATTTTAATTCGGTGATGGGTTTATTGCTTCAAAATAAAATAGATGAATCACAAATACGCTTCTTTTTAGGATATTCTGGTTGGGAAAGCACACAGCTTGATCAAGAATTACAACTAAATAGCTGGGTGGTTGCACCCAATGATTATAAAAATGAAATAATAGGAAAACCCTACACCAATTTCTGGAAAGAAAAAATGATTGAGTTTGGAGGCGATTACCTTATTTGGTCTAACTCACCGGAGAATCCTGCTTATAATTAA
- a CDS encoding AraC family transcriptional regulator: protein MQVLEAYKPFEVQELKLSEWKQRPVKNNFFELVLIKEGEGTQCINYNFHPYKENSIFLLPPLKCHSFDIDSPTNFVFLKFTDSFFKNSNRISVDRSEWFSEAAYILSNYNQLPGDVIKSDIDRQHLTRLVAMILQESRNYGEESISLVSSLMTSVLEILIRNIKKGSHYEVVENSSDDRATKMLTYINENINKPDLLKVEHLAEEFLMSPTYVSEFFRKQVGVSLREYIIKAKLKLVEIRLLNSDYTLTEIADELGFTDVSHLSKTFKRYVGISVRDFKNDGEYVLLKRSECASN from the coding sequence ATGCAAGTATTAGAAGCATATAAACCTTTTGAAGTACAAGAATTGAAACTGTCAGAATGGAAACAACGTCCTGTTAAAAACAACTTTTTTGAGCTTGTTTTAATTAAGGAAGGGGAGGGGACACAATGTATTAACTATAATTTTCATCCATATAAAGAAAACAGTATTTTTCTACTGCCTCCGTTAAAGTGCCATTCATTTGATATAGACTCACCAACCAACTTTGTTTTTTTGAAGTTTACAGATTCTTTCTTCAAAAATTCAAATAGGATTTCTGTGGACCGGTCTGAGTGGTTTAGTGAGGCTGCTTATATTCTTTCGAATTACAATCAATTACCAGGAGATGTCATTAAAAGTGATATAGACAGGCAACACCTTACACGACTTGTTGCAATGATTTTACAGGAATCCAGAAATTATGGTGAAGAGTCCATTTCATTAGTGTCTAGTTTAATGACTAGTGTTTTAGAAATTTTAATTAGGAACATTAAAAAGGGTAGCCATTATGAAGTAGTTGAGAATAGTAGCGATGATAGGGCCACGAAAATGCTTACCTATATAAATGAAAATATTAATAAACCAGATCTTTTGAAAGTAGAGCACTTAGCAGAAGAATTTTTAATGTCACCTACTTATGTAAGTGAGTTTTTTAGAAAACAGGTTGGAGTATCTTTACGAGAATACATAATAAAAGCTAAACTAAAATTGGTGGAAATACGTCTTTTAAATTCGGATTACACGCTCACGGAAATAGCTGATGAGTTAGGTTTTACCGATGTTAGCCATCTTTCCAAAACCTTTAAGCGTTATGTGGGCATTTCTGTGCGTGATTTTAAAAATGATGGAGAATACGTGCTTCTAAAACGCAGTGAGTGTGCTTCTAATTGA
- a CDS encoding HU family DNA-binding protein: protein MNKSDLIDAMAEDAGITKAAAKKALESFLENVEGALKKGNRVSLVGFGSWSVSRRAAREGRNPQTGKTIKIAAKNVVKFKAGSDLQSAVN, encoded by the coding sequence ATGAACAAATCAGATTTAATCGACGCAATGGCAGAAGATGCCGGAATTACAAAAGCAGCTGCGAAAAAGGCATTAGAGTCTTTCCTTGAAAATGTAGAGGGAGCGCTTAAAAAAGGAAACAGAGTATCGTTAGTAGGATTCGGTTCTTGGTCAGTATCTAGAAGAGCTGCCCGTGAAGGTAGAAACCCACAAACAGGTAAAACTATTAAAATCGCTGCTAAAAACGTTGTTAAGTTTAAAGCAGGATCAGATTTACAGAGTGCTGTAAACTAA
- a CDS encoding zinc-binding alcohol dehydrogenase family protein — protein MKAIGFKQSLPIKEENSFIEFETKTPTPEGYDLLVKVQANSVNPVDFKIRQSAAKDEELNEPKVIGWDAVGIVESVGGKVSKFKVGDEVFYAGDITRSGSNAEYQLIDERIVGRKPKNLSIAEAVAIPLTGLTAYEALFDLIRVDPEKDKGKSVLILAGAGGVGSIAIQLAKKLGNLTVIATASREDTVEWCKDMGADFVINHHKDIKEELKKIGHSEVNYILDFVDLEGYWETMTEIVKPQGHIVSITGSNEPLDLNMLKNKSITFSWELMYTRSMYQTDDMARQHDILNHLSELLDDGTLKSTMTTQLDGFTVENLKEAHCIQESGKSIGKNVILF, from the coding sequence ATGAAAGCAATAGGATTTAAACAATCATTACCAATAAAAGAAGAAAACAGCTTTATTGAGTTTGAAACAAAAACTCCAACACCTGAAGGGTATGATCTTTTGGTGAAAGTACAAGCAAACTCAGTAAACCCCGTAGATTTTAAAATACGACAAAGTGCTGCAAAAGATGAAGAATTGAACGAGCCGAAAGTGATCGGTTGGGATGCAGTAGGAATTGTTGAGTCAGTTGGGGGTAAAGTTTCAAAATTTAAAGTAGGCGATGAAGTTTTCTACGCAGGCGACATCACCCGAAGCGGAAGCAATGCTGAATATCAATTAATAGATGAACGTATTGTGGGCCGGAAACCTAAAAATTTAAGCATTGCCGAAGCTGTGGCAATTCCGTTAACAGGCTTGACGGCTTATGAAGCACTTTTTGATCTTATTAGAGTAGATCCAGAAAAAGACAAAGGAAAGTCTGTGTTAATTTTGGCAGGTGCAGGAGGTGTTGGTTCTATTGCTATTCAATTGGCAAAAAAACTAGGGAACCTAACAGTTATAGCAACAGCATCCCGTGAAGACACGGTGGAATGGTGCAAAGATATGGGAGCAGATTTTGTCATCAATCATCATAAGGACATTAAAGAAGAATTGAAAAAGATAGGTCACAGCGAGGTTAACTACATTCTGGATTTTGTAGATCTTGAAGGGTATTGGGAAACTATGACCGAAATTGTAAAACCACAGGGTCATATTGTTTCAATTACGGGAAGTAACGAACCTTTAGATTTGAATATGCTAAAAAATAAAAGTATCACTTTCTCTTGGGAATTGATGTACACTCGTTCTATGTACCAAACAGATGATATGGCAAGACAGCATGATATCCTTAATCACCTTTCAGAATTATTGGATGATGGCACCTTAAAGAGTACAATGACTACCCAACTCGATGGCTTTACAGTAGAAAACCTTAAAGAAGCACATTGTATACAAGAATCTGGAAAAAGTATCGGGAAGAATGTGATACTATTTTAA
- a CDS encoding carboxymuconolactone decarboxylase family protein codes for MTSLKIQSLESAPEESKDLLEKSKKAYGMIPGLHGVLAGAPGILEGYQKLHELFENSSFNNEELTVVWQSINVEHECHYCVPAHTGIAKMMKVDDTITDALRNETTLEDPKLEALRTMTLKIVRNRGNVTQKDLDAFYEAGYGERQVLEIILGLSQKTISNYVNHIANTPVDEGFKKYEWRK; via the coding sequence ATGACAAGTTTAAAAATTCAGAGTTTAGAATCTGCTCCAGAAGAGAGCAAAGATTTATTAGAGAAATCTAAAAAAGCATATGGTATGATACCTGGCTTGCACGGGGTTTTAGCCGGAGCGCCTGGCATCCTTGAAGGTTACCAAAAACTACATGAGTTATTTGAAAACTCATCATTTAATAATGAAGAGTTAACTGTGGTTTGGCAATCTATAAACGTAGAGCATGAATGTCACTATTGTGTGCCGGCGCATACGGGTATTGCTAAAATGATGAAAGTAGACGATACTATCACAGATGCTTTACGTAATGAAACTACATTAGAAGATCCTAAATTAGAAGCGTTGCGAACCATGACATTAAAAATTGTTCGTAATCGCGGAAATGTAACTCAAAAAGATTTAGACGCTTTTTATGAGGCTGGTTATGGTGAGCGACAAGTGTTAGAAATTATCTTAGGCTTATCTCAAAAAACCATTAGTAATTATGTAAACCATATTGCTAATACACCGGTTGATGAAGGATTTAAAAAATACGAGTGGAGGAAATAA
- a CDS encoding DsbA family oxidoreductase has protein sequence MKKKLKIDIVSDVVCPWCTIGYKRLEKAISELGIEDQLEIEWQPFELNPNMPVEGQNMKEHITEKYGSTVEQQKESQQHMTEVGKELGFTFDYFDDMRMVNTFNAHILLDYAKDFGKQTELKMRLTTAFFSERKDVSDRDILKQALLDVGLKAEEALARLDNEEVRYDLRNKQGYWKNMGVNSVPTIVFNRKSAVTGAQPVDVFKEVLSELITD, from the coding sequence ATGAAAAAAAAATTGAAAATAGATATAGTGTCAGATGTGGTTTGCCCTTGGTGCACCATAGGTTATAAACGTTTGGAAAAAGCGATTTCAGAATTAGGAATTGAAGACCAACTAGAAATAGAGTGGCAACCTTTTGAACTAAACCCGAATATGCCAGTTGAAGGTCAAAATATGAAAGAGCATATTACTGAAAAATATGGATCTACGGTAGAGCAACAAAAAGAATCGCAACAGCATATGACCGAAGTAGGAAAGGAGCTTGGCTTTACGTTCGACTATTTTGATGATATGCGAATGGTGAATACCTTTAATGCTCATATTTTATTAGATTATGCGAAAGACTTCGGAAAGCAAACCGAACTAAAAATGCGGTTAACAACTGCTTTTTTTAGTGAACGCAAAGATGTTTCAGATAGAGATATTTTAAAACAAGCTTTATTAGATGTGGGTTTAAAAGCAGAAGAAGCACTCGCTAGGCTAGACAATGAAGAAGTACGCTATGATTTAAGAAATAAGCAAGGCTATTGGAAGAATATGGGAGTTAACTCGGTTCCAACAATTGTTTTTAACCGAAAAAGTGCTGTAACCGGAGCGCAACCTGTAGATGTTTTTAAAGAAGTACTTTCAGAATTGATTACTGATTAA
- a CDS encoding haloacid dehalogenase type II — translation MKNRRKFIKNLGLLGATGMLMPNIGLGQTENNMQNSDNIRPKVLFFDVNETLLDLTDMKQVVSEALNGRDDLLSLWFTTMLQYSLVTTASGQYEHFGNIGAAALQMVAANNDIKMSEEDARKTVLNSFRGLPAHPEVKEALAQLKKDGYKLVSFTNSSNEGVKKQFESAGLTEYFDERLSVEDIGKFKPFTDTYTWAARKMGVKSEECMLIAAHGWDVAGAIWAGWRAAFIKRPGQQVFPLAPETEINEPDLLKISEKLIALDN, via the coding sequence ATGAAAAACAGAAGGAAATTTATAAAAAATCTAGGATTACTAGGTGCAACAGGAATGTTGATGCCTAATATAGGACTAGGACAAACAGAAAATAATATGCAAAATAGCGACAATATAAGACCAAAAGTTTTATTCTTTGATGTTAATGAGACTTTGTTAGATCTTACCGATATGAAACAAGTAGTGAGTGAAGCTCTAAATGGTAGAGATGATTTACTTTCCTTATGGTTTACTACCATGCTACAGTATTCCTTGGTCACCACAGCAAGTGGTCAATATGAACATTTTGGAAATATAGGAGCTGCAGCTTTACAAATGGTAGCAGCTAATAATGATATTAAAATGTCTGAAGAAGATGCGCGCAAAACAGTATTAAACTCATTTCGTGGTTTACCAGCACACCCAGAAGTTAAAGAAGCTTTAGCTCAATTAAAAAAAGACGGTTATAAATTAGTATCCTTCACAAACTCTTCAAACGAAGGTGTGAAAAAGCAATTTGAAAGTGCGGGCTTAACCGAATATTTTGATGAAAGATTAAGTGTTGAAGACATTGGTAAATTTAAACCTTTTACAGACACATATACTTGGGCAGCGCGAAAAATGGGTGTGAAATCAGAAGAATGTATGCTCATTGCTGCGCATGGTTGGGATGTAGCCGGAGCAATATGGGCTGGCTGGCGTGCTGCATTTATTAAGAGACCTGGGCAACAGGTATTTCCATTAGCACCAGAGACAGAAATTAATGAGCCAGATTTGCTTAAAATTTCAGAGAAACTTATAGCTCTAGATAATTAG
- a CDS encoding aminotransferase class IV, giving the protein MINFNGTIQENNTTILPDNRGLNYGDAVFETLRVSGGKIYFWEDHYFRLMASMRILRMEIPMSFTPEYLEEQVLNTIASSGNKNGAFRAKILVWRKTGGKYSPTTNNVEFLITSEELANPFYTMSDSFYEIELFKDHYINSGLLSTLKTTNKVLNVLGSVYAQENDYANCLLLNEKKQVVEALNGNIFLVKDYKIKTPPITDGCLNGILRKQIIKILGQMPDYVLEEESVSPFELQKADEIFITNVITGIQPVSKYRKKEYSREVAKELLAKLNVKARLG; this is encoded by the coding sequence ATGATCAATTTTAACGGAACAATACAAGAAAACAATACAACAATTTTGCCGGATAACCGCGGACTAAACTATGGGGATGCTGTATTTGAAACGCTTCGAGTTTCTGGCGGTAAAATTTACTTTTGGGAAGACCATTATTTTCGGCTAATGGCTTCTATGCGTATTCTGCGTATGGAAATACCCATGAGTTTTACTCCAGAATATTTGGAAGAGCAAGTATTGAATACCATAGCATCTTCAGGAAATAAAAATGGAGCCTTTCGAGCAAAAATTTTAGTGTGGCGAAAAACGGGAGGGAAGTATTCTCCAACGACGAATAATGTAGAATTTCTAATTACATCTGAAGAATTAGCAAATCCATTTTATACTATGAGTGATTCTTTTTATGAAATTGAATTATTTAAAGACCATTATATAAATTCAGGATTGCTTTCTACTCTAAAAACTACCAATAAAGTATTGAATGTTTTGGGAAGCGTATATGCTCAAGAAAACGATTACGCCAATTGCTTGTTGTTAAATGAAAAAAAGCAAGTGGTGGAAGCTTTAAATGGAAATATATTTTTGGTAAAAGATTATAAAATAAAAACACCTCCTATAACAGATGGTTGTTTAAATGGTATTCTTAGAAAGCAGATTATCAAAATTTTAGGTCAGATGCCCGATTATGTACTAGAAGAAGAATCAGTTTCACCTTTTGAACTTCAAAAAGCTGACGAAATTTTTATTACAAATGTCATTACAGGCATTCAGCCCGTATCAAAATACCGCAAAAAAGAGTATAGTAGAGAAGTGGCAAAAGAATTATTAGCAAAACTGAATGTAAAAGCGCGGTTAGGTTAA
- a CDS encoding Na(+)-translocating NADH-quinone reductase subunit F — protein MNTSQRLENALSKLYNAFHNNTLNPECCLQCAVGNICNNTDSWKHFSDLHGSLQLNYVGLVHQRLGRLVNGFTPQQLLEIEATFLKGCGFSIPLNRKGTKPKNPTSKETLFKGLCAVVEYLCALDNIENVMDYKKIFETEEQLKMNFTTLYT, from the coding sequence ATGAATACTTCACAGCGCTTAGAAAATGCACTTTCAAAATTGTATAATGCGTTTCATAATAACACACTCAATCCGGAGTGTTGTTTACAATGTGCCGTGGGTAATATTTGTAATAATACAGATAGCTGGAAACACTTTAGTGACTTGCATGGATCGCTACAATTAAACTACGTAGGCTTGGTACATCAGCGCTTGGGTCGTTTGGTGAATGGCTTCACACCCCAACAGTTGCTGGAAATAGAAGCAACTTTTTTAAAAGGTTGTGGATTTTCAATTCCATTAAACCGAAAAGGGACGAAACCTAAAAACCCGACTTCAAAAGAAACACTTTTTAAAGGTCTTTGTGCTGTTGTAGAGTATTTGTGTGCGCTTGATAATATTGAAAATGTGATGGATTACAAAAAAATATTTGAAACTGAAGAGCAATTAAAAATGAATTTTACAACCCTATATACTTAA
- a CDS encoding nuclear transport factor 2 family protein, with translation MNIKQNKENAIAFYKTAYEGDPKKAIEQYVGNVYVQHNPDVSDGIQGFIDYFERMQKEYPNKSIEFVRCISEGNLVALHTHQTWPDNDEYITMDFFRFDENGKICEHWDSIQQIPKKSMNVNKMY, from the coding sequence ATGAATATAAAGCAAAACAAAGAGAATGCAATCGCTTTTTATAAAACTGCTTACGAAGGCGATCCTAAAAAGGCAATTGAGCAATATGTTGGCAATGTATATGTTCAACACAATCCAGATGTGAGCGATGGTATTCAGGGCTTTATAGACTATTTTGAGAGAATGCAGAAAGAATATCCTAATAAGTCCATTGAATTTGTGAGATGCATTTCAGAGGGAAATTTAGTGGCTTTACATACGCATCAAACTTGGCCAGATAATGATGAATACATTACAATGGATTTTTTTCGCTTTGATGAAAACGGGAAAATTTGTGAACATTGGGATTCAATTCAACAAATTCCGAAGAAATCGATGAATGTGAATAAAATGTATTGA